In the genome of Myripristis murdjan chromosome 21, fMyrMur1.1, whole genome shotgun sequence, the window CAGGGTTTGACCCAGCAGCAGGAAATCGCTGACCCCTCGGGCCACGGCCAGAAGTGAGTGACCACCAGAGATGAGCAGGACCAGGAAGGGGAAGGCGACCGGCTGCAGCATCCTGACGGTCAAGGCGTGGGCTTCCATGTGATGGATGGGGATGAAGGGCTTGTTGTGGTGTCTCACAAACTCCAAACTGAACTTCAGACCGATGCCCAAGCTCAGAGCCAGGCCCGGCTTCACTGTGGTGGCCACGGCCGACAGCTGACGGGGGCTCACGCCGCTCCTGTCCATAGCCTCCTGCACCACCCGGGCTATGTGCTCTTTGTGGAGCTGCTGTGCCACTGTCGGGATGATGCCGCCGCTCCTGCAACATCCAAGCGTGCCAAACGGAAATGTCAGACAATCCCCTAaagcacaggtgtcaaactcgtgccatggagggccaagaggctgcaggttttcattccaaccgaaaactccaccaggtgatttcactgattagtcctgcctctctgtttggaggtagggtgatcagtgaaatcatttggtggtgtttttggttggaatgaaaacctgcagcctcttggccctccatggcacgagtttgacacccctgccctaAAGAATGACCCGACAAGTGAATGCAACACAGTGACTCACCTCAGATGCACCTCCTTTTGGGAGTGCAGAGATTCCCCCAGGATGGCACCTGTCTCATCCAGCACAGCAGCTCCCGTGTCATCACAGCTCGTCTCGATGCCTAAAACCAGCCTGGAGCAGGCGCCGCTTCCAAAAGCTGAAGTGCACCAAAGCCGGTGTGGGAGCTGTGGCAGCTTCCGCACAACTACAGCTCTTGAAGGCAACATGGTGGGGTAGCTCAGGATAACCACACCTGAAAACTTGAAGTGCTCAGTTCCTTGTGAAGGTATCTCGCATTTCTACCAATAAGCACGACCGAGACAAATATACTAACACATAGCGTCACACAGAGCTTCACATCAATAAACCAGCAACAGGGAACCTAATAAGCCCTTGGAGCTGCCAGCAGAAAGGAGAAGGTTACTTTGAATGTTGCGTTTTCTCGCTGTGTCACACGTAAATAATTTCGTACAGAAACAACTCGCCGACACAAGAGGGCTATAGTAGATTAGGCATAATAAAAGACGAGAAACGTTTcgtgaaaaataattttaaaatagttgtttcagtgtttacatTTCTGAACTGCAAAAAAGTCGACGaatcaataatgaaaaaagggcataggtaaaaaaaaaatcgatccTTTGTTTTGGGGGAAGTCTTAGGCAGGTGCACACTCAAGTAAACATGGAGTCAAGCAGTTGCCTGGATTTTCGGTGATATATTCATTTAAGCACTGATGTCTCTACACAACGTGAAAAAGGTGCGGTTTTAACATTTCACATGTAGTCTGTACCAATTAGTAGCTCTTCAGCGATGTGACCTTTATTGTACAGTATGTGGCGCTGTTGCGCGTCTTGTAATCCAGTTTCCACAGTGCTCAACCGCATGTTGCCTTCAAGTCTGTCATAGATGTCGGATTTCCACATGTAGAGCAATTGAACGTCTCTCTCAGTTTTGCCAGTGGTGTGGGCATATTGTATGTTGCTTCATTATTAGTTGAAAACTACTTTTGTCATAGAGTCTGGTCCATTATTGTAATATTTCCAACCAAATGCACTACAACGCGCGACAGGTGGTATTTATCATGCTGGATCGCAGAAATATGAGCTATTTTATGAGTACGTGAAGGCACCATGGGTTCCTGTGATTACAGCAGCAAATCAGAAACCAGTGCTAATCTCAAACGTGTCAGGGAACTTGTAGTGAGTCCTTTTTAGTGTGTTCGTATGAAAATGAAGAGCCAAACTGCTCGTCTGTCTCGTGGCGGATGTGTGTGAAGTGCACCACGTTATGTTGCCAACAaggaagcaaacaaaaaaaggaagtgcGGTGATGTGGAGGGTCACGTGGGGGAGGGACTGCCGCGGATGATGGCGTGAAAGATCCTGCTGCTAACAGAAAGCCTGTCGTCTTCACTGTTGACGGGATATTCAGTGAGAAACTTTGGATCGCAGACCTTAAAAACTGTGAGCACTTTGTACTTGGTTGCAGAAAATTACAGTGGTGCAGTTTCTCggtggcactttttttttttttagttagccCTCCATCCAGCAGAGAGGTAGCTTAGCCAGCGTTAGCAAACTTCAAAGAGGCACCTGATCCACCACCTGGAGTTTTATGTTGGCTTTTGAGAAGGAGGCATGCAGCACCCGGCGAGTATTTTGGAGGAATTGCGCCAGTTTGTGGTGAAAGAAGCCCCGCCAACTGTGTTTTACATTCCAGATTTTatatcagaggaggaggaggcgtaCCTTTTACAACAGGTATATCAGTCACCCAGAACTAAATGGACTCAGTTATCAGGCAGGAGGCTGCAGAACTGGGGAGGACTGCCCCATCCTAAAGGGATGCTGGCAGAGAAGATTCCTGACTGGCTTGAGAAGTACTGTGAGAGAATTTCCTCTCTTGGTGCCTTCAGTGGCAAAACGGCCAATCATGTGTTGGTGAATGAGTATAAACAGGGAGAGGGGATCATGCCGCATGAGGATGGTCCTCTATACCACCCTactgtcaccaccatcagcCTGGGCTCTCACACCCTCCTCGACTTCTACCGGCCCATCAGCAGCCAGGGGGCGGCGGGCCCGCAGACAGAGGAGAGCCGCTacctcctctccctgctgctgaaaccACGGAGTCTTCTGATCCTGCAGGATGAAATGTACCAGCACCTCCTGCACGGCATCCAGCCCTGCAGCCAGGACACACTGACGGACAGAGTGGTGAACCTGTCCTCTGCTGGGGCCCTGCCCGGGGAGACGCTGCCCCGGGGCACCAGAGTGTCTCTCACCATACGGCATGTGCCAAAAGTCATGAAGGCAAAGCTCATCCTggggaggaaatgaaaaaaaaaaagaatttgccTTGTAGGACTGTAGAGCTGTAACATGTTCTGTAATCACATGATGTGTGCAAACAGCAGCTTCCATTGGCTCTGTGATGATGGCCGTCACATGTCGGCTGCATTGAGAATATATCATGTCTGCATTAAACGGTTCGGTTTCTGCTCAGCTGGCTGTTGGCATAGTCTCATTGATGCATCATTACCtgaactgcagtgttttttctgGACCTTATCAAAGAGAGACTGTACAACTTAGATCACATGTTATTGATCTTGCTGCTGTGTGCACTGATAGTTCACTTAATGGTTATTACTAGTAATCTACACCATGGCTgcatgatatggacaaaattttaTACCTTAATACTTTTGCCAGCTATCTTGATGATAGTGATATACGATATGACTATGTGTCCACACTtaattgaaattttaagtgtagcaacagtgaaaattaagcattcttcaaGAAACAGCGTAATAATATCAAAAGGATGTGGAAAATTCAATTActtaataaaatatgtttttgatcagaacagaccagtTACTGTCTGAACCCTAAATTTGAAATCATCCATATAGTTGCCTTTTGAAATATTCATATATCTTAATTAATATATTCATATGTTCATATAATTCAGTCCTAATCTACACCTTGCACAGTTAATATGGTCCATATAAGAGAATAAAACCCAGGAGCTTGATGTGCCattcaaaaaaatgtcctgAACCATGATTCATGACTGAAAAAAGGTGGCATGAGAAACCTAAAATACATCATGATGTCATATTAAGCAGGCGTGTGGGATTCATTACAAGTTCACTGTGCAGCCTTGAATGGACCTTCCTATGAAATGtacaacaaattaaataaaaaaccaTTAAAACAGCAGCGGTCTGTTGGGTAAAAGGTGCTGTTTTCTACATTTAATCCAACATAAACGAAAGGCATTGTTACTATGTGCTTTGAAAGTGTGCTAACTTTATTTCAATCAACAGGAGGCCGCTGAGGACATGGAGCCACAGTCAAAACGCAGGAGAAGCTCAGAATGTGACAGTGACTCCTGGGCTGCTTATCCCGTACTGTCCGATGAGCAGTCGCAGGAGGCCGAGCTGATCGAGGCGATTGCTGTGCCCATCACCAACAAAAAGGAGACTTCTCGTCTGGTCAGGGAGCTCAGTTCCCTGTACCCCCTGCCTGGCCTTCAGCACATCAAGAGGGTGCGGGCCTGCAAGCCGGACAGCCCTCACCCTCTGGAGGCTGTTGTGTGCCTCGTCAGCGATGCGCCACACATCGACAGTGAGGAGGCGATCAGTGTTGATTCTTTGTTGCCCTCAGACAGAGTCAGACATGATGGATTGGGGGAGCCCTTTGTGGTGAAGGTCCCTGCTTGCCCTCCTCTGACCAGACCCCAGTTTGAGCTGGCCAGCAAGCACTGGCCCACCTCCTTCCACGAAGACAAGCAGGTGACCTTTGCCCTGAGAGGAGAGCTGTTCAGCCCGCCTCAGAAAGCCAGGATGCAAGAGTACATGTTGTCCGCTGTGGCCGCCGCCAGAGCAGGGAAAGAGAGCGGGATGGAGGCCATCGGCGCTGTGGTGGTCGACCCAAAACTAGAGAAAGTCATTGCAGTGGCTCACGACTGCCGAGGCGATCATCCGCTCTATCATGCGGTCATGGTCTCCATCGACCTCGTGGCAAAGGGGCAGGGCGGCGGCGCCTACTCTTTTGACAAATACCCTGCTTGCCAGTTTGCGTTGCCCACCTCCAATTCCACAACAGAAACCTCACAAAACGAGGCTGTTCAACCATATATATGCACCGGGTACGATCTCTATGTGACCCGAGAACCTTGCGTCATGTGCGCCATGGCGCTGGTGCACTCCCGCATAGGCCGTGTCTTCTACGGGACCTCCTCTGCTGACGGGGCCTTGGGGACCAAATATAAAATCCACACACAGAAAGATCTGAACCATCGCTTTGAGGTTTTCAGGGGAGTCTTGAGTAAACAGTGTGAACATCTTAATGGACTGGAGTACATCAGGAAATTAAAATAGGGTAGTTGATAATAAAAGCTAGTGtttttagtgtatttttttaatttggtcaGAGGACCTGTTTATCACGAGCAGGACAATTTTGGGATGTTATCAAGTTTTTCTGCAGGAATAAActactttttcatttatttcatcgATTATTACATGTTACAAAAAAACTTTGGTCTTGTATTTAGTTATTGCATTGATAGCATATTGAGTAGAAGTGACAAAATAACATAAGCCTTCTCTAAATGACAAAGTTCACACCATGCCCCAGACTTTTCATGAT includes:
- the adat3 gene encoding putative inactive tRNA-specific adenosine deaminase-like protein 3 isoform X1, which codes for MSLHNVKKEAAEDMEPQSKRRRSSECDSDSWAAYPVLSDEQSQEAELIEAIAVPITNKKETSRLVRELSSLYPLPGLQHIKRVRACKPDSPHPLEAVVCLVSDAPHIDSEEAISVDSLLPSDRVRHDGLGEPFVVKVPACPPLTRPQFELASKHWPTSFHEDKQVTFALRGELFSPPQKARMQEYMLSAVAAARAGKESGMEAIGAVVVDPKLEKVIAVAHDCRGDHPLYHAVMVSIDLVAKGQGGGAYSFDKYPACQFALPTSNSTTETSQNEAVQPYICTGYDLYVTREPCVMCAMALVHSRIGRVFYGTSSADGALGTKYKIHTQKDLNHRFEVFRGVLSKQCEHLNGLEYIRKLK
- the alkbh6 gene encoding putative RNA/DNA demethylase ALKBH6, with product MQHPASILEELRQFVVKEAPPTVFYIPDFISEEEEAYLLQQVYQSPRTKWTQLSGRRLQNWGGLPHPKGMLAEKIPDWLEKYCERISSLGAFSGKTANHVLVNEYKQGEGIMPHEDGPLYHPTVTTISLGSHTLLDFYRPISSQGAAGPQTEESRYLLSLLLKPRSLLILQDEMYQHLLHGIQPCSQDTLTDRVVNLSSAGALPGETLPRGTRVSLTIRHVPKVMKAKLILGRK
- the adat3 gene encoding putative inactive tRNA-specific adenosine deaminase-like protein 3 isoform X2, whose protein sequence is MEPQSKRRRSSECDSDSWAAYPVLSDEQSQEAELIEAIAVPITNKKETSRLVRELSSLYPLPGLQHIKRVRACKPDSPHPLEAVVCLVSDAPHIDSEEAISVDSLLPSDRVRHDGLGEPFVVKVPACPPLTRPQFELASKHWPTSFHEDKQVTFALRGELFSPPQKARMQEYMLSAVAAARAGKESGMEAIGAVVVDPKLEKVIAVAHDCRGDHPLYHAVMVSIDLVAKGQGGGAYSFDKYPACQFALPTSNSTTETSQNEAVQPYICTGYDLYVTREPCVMCAMALVHSRIGRVFYGTSSADGALGTKYKIHTQKDLNHRFEVFRGVLSKQCEHLNGLEYIRKLK